The Pirellulales bacterium genome has a segment encoding these proteins:
- a CDS encoding sigma-70 family RNA polymerase sigma factor has translation MTADDSPLTRASLLVQIRDGENHSAWQEFMKLYGPVVYGYARKRGLQDADAADLMQEVMRSVSSAIGRWEYDRNQGSFRGWLFTITRNKVFNFLSARRIRPQGSGDTTTNQLLAAQPDTVDGADFWEIEYQRQLAALAMERVKGEFQATTWQAFWLTAVDGIGAAEAAQQVGISPGAIYVAKSRVLARLKEEVESMRRQEEV, from the coding sequence ATGACCGCGGACGATTCACCGCTAACCCGAGCCAGCTTGCTGGTGCAAATCCGCGATGGCGAGAACCACAGCGCGTGGCAAGAGTTTATGAAGCTCTACGGCCCCGTGGTCTACGGCTATGCGCGCAAGCGGGGCCTGCAGGACGCCGACGCGGCGGATCTCATGCAGGAGGTCATGCGCTCAGTCTCCAGCGCCATTGGCCGATGGGAGTACGATCGCAATCAAGGGTCGTTTCGCGGCTGGCTGTTTACGATCACCCGCAACAAAGTCTTCAATTTCTTATCGGCGCGCCGTATTCGCCCTCAAGGCTCGGGCGACACTACGACGAACCAGCTGTTGGCGGCCCAGCCCGACACTGTCGACGGGGCCGACTTCTGGGAAATCGAGTACCAGCGGCAGCTCGCGGCGCTCGCCATGGAGCGGGTCAAAGGCGAATTTCAAGCAACCACCTGGCAGGCTTTCTGGCTGACCGCGGTCGACGGGATCGGCGCGGCCGAGGCCGCCCAGCAGGTGGGCATTTCACCCGGGGCGATTTACGTTGCCAAGAGCCGCGTTCTGGCCCGGCTCAAAGAAGAAGTCGAATCGATGCGTCGGCAGGAAGAGGTGTAA
- a CDS encoding efflux RND transporter periplasmic adaptor subunit — protein sequence MSTTALNRVVADFHSSGQGIWSRVDAADLSAQQLDEGSPQDQPPRRSWGKRLLFTSILLLAAGALAAVYPSGESLTSHEGTAADAATEGVKVVNIDRPTPSTVASIVLPATIRPWQTAALHARASGYLSAWHKDLGAPVQAGELLAELETPELDQEVSEGLALAREATAAVAQAKAERVEAQADLQVAEAQLIKVNSEVGLTRLQLGRREQLVAKRAISQEEYEVFRRDLEVREADVTSAEADVARRRTNLETRAAIIEVREATANSRQANVDRLKELQRFKQIVAPFDGIVTRRAAEIGMLVTAGKEQLFVVEDMSRVRVQVNVPQTYAMQVAAGASATVSVPESATPAIAGTVTRFAQSVDSSNRSMLAEIELENTTHHLQPGSYAQVALATPRRNGSWSIPASAVSMRVEGPHVVIVNDHNQIEIKPVSLGRDLGSRIVVTEGIAGDERLVVNPGDDLVSGTQIQIGRGGQAADTVAQR from the coding sequence ATGTCCACTACCGCACTCAACCGGGTCGTCGCAGATTTCCACAGCTCGGGCCAGGGAATCTGGTCGCGCGTCGACGCCGCGGATTTGTCGGCACAGCAACTCGACGAGGGATCACCTCAGGATCAGCCACCGCGACGTTCGTGGGGGAAACGGTTGCTGTTTACTTCGATTCTCCTACTGGCCGCGGGCGCGCTGGCCGCGGTTTACCCATCGGGAGAATCGCTCACGTCTCACGAGGGCACGGCGGCGGACGCAGCGACAGAGGGAGTGAAAGTCGTCAACATCGATCGGCCCACGCCTTCTACCGTGGCGAGCATTGTACTGCCGGCCACGATTCGTCCCTGGCAGACGGCTGCCCTGCACGCGCGGGCCAGCGGCTATCTGTCGGCCTGGCACAAAGATCTGGGCGCCCCGGTCCAAGCGGGCGAACTATTGGCCGAACTAGAAACCCCCGAGCTAGACCAGGAAGTCTCTGAAGGCCTGGCACTCGCGCGAGAGGCCACCGCGGCCGTCGCGCAGGCGAAGGCAGAACGCGTCGAGGCTCAGGCCGATCTGCAAGTTGCCGAAGCTCAGCTCATCAAGGTGAACTCGGAAGTCGGATTGACCAGGCTACAACTGGGACGTCGCGAGCAGTTGGTCGCCAAGCGGGCCATTTCGCAAGAAGAATACGAAGTCTTTCGTCGAGATTTGGAAGTTCGCGAGGCCGATGTGACCTCGGCCGAAGCCGATGTGGCGCGCCGGCGCACGAACTTGGAAACGCGTGCCGCCATCATCGAAGTACGTGAGGCGACGGCGAACAGCCGTCAGGCGAATGTCGACCGATTAAAAGAGCTGCAACGATTCAAACAAATCGTGGCCCCCTTCGACGGGATCGTCACGCGACGCGCTGCCGAGATCGGCATGTTGGTGACAGCCGGCAAGGAACAATTATTTGTCGTCGAGGACATGAGCCGTGTCCGCGTGCAGGTCAACGTGCCACAGACCTATGCCATGCAGGTCGCCGCAGGCGCCTCGGCCACGGTCAGCGTCCCGGAATCGGCCACGCCGGCAATCGCGGGCACCGTTACGCGGTTTGCTCAATCGGTCGATTCATCCAACCGATCGATGCTGGCCGAGATCGAACTTGAAAATACCACCCATCACTTGCAACCCGGCAGCTATGCCCAGGTCGCACTGGCGACACCTCGACGAAACGGCTCGTGGTCGATACCTGCTTCGGCCGTATCGATGCGGGTCGAAGGTCCCCACGTCGTAATCGTCAACGATCACAATCAAATCGAAATCAAGCCCGTTAGCCTGGGGCGGGACCTGGGCTCTCGCATCGTCGTCACCGAGGGCATCGCCGGAGACGAACGGCTGGTCGTCAATCCGGGCGACGATCTGGTAAGCGGCACGCAGATCCAAATCGGCCGCGGCGGCCAGGCCGCCGATACAGTGGCACAGCGCTGA
- a CDS encoding efflux RND transporter permease subunit has product MWIVRLALKSPYTFVVLALLIVVLGVTSITQMRTDIFPEIDIPVVTVIWTYKGMETSEVERRITTYSEYAITSNVTDIKRVESQTLNGVAVIRIHFHPGVEIGTALSQVTSTVQSIRALMPPGIQPPVVVRFNASSVPILQISLSSESMSEEEVYDYGLYVLRTQLSTVQGLTMPTPYGGRERQVMVDVDPQLLQAKGLSPKEVADAINAYNLAYPTGVARIDTHEYPVTLNNTPLTPERFNDIPIKVIGGATIYMRDVAQVRDGSTSQSTIVRRNGSRGALVTLLKNGNASTLDIVKQVKEAMPQIRAAAPADLRIDLLFDQSLFVTAAIDGVVAESIIAGLLTATMILIFLGSWRSTLIVAVSIPLAILSSIVMLYLLGHSLNVMTLGGLALAVGILVDDATVEIENIHRNLGLGKPLREAILDGAMQIAGPTFVSTLTISIVFVSVLFLDGPPKYLFTPLALAVAFAMLASYLLSRTIVPTMVDFLLPAELAHGHGQGGGWFARLHGAFERRFEQGRDAYVSLLKWNLQHRTAVFATFALIVASGLAVLPFVGRDFFPTVDTGQFRLHVRAPAGTRVEQTERYFSQVETAIRGIIPHEEIELVLDNIGLPNRTYAMAFGDSATTGMADGEILVALAHARAHSTPEYIAILRRELPKRFPQLVFFFQPADIVSQILNFGLPAPIDIQLAGLNRDDNHHMATEIAARIRHIRGVEDVHLHQVLNVPKLHVEVDQTRARELGLTQQDVANSVLVSLSGSGQVQPNYWVDPGMGISYLVETRTPTYKLDSVDAINGLPLTSQGVPGVQLLSNVAKVERSITPEVANHTNVQPTFDVYANVQGRDLGSVAGEIDRVLAEYRAKLSPGNTITMRGQVESMESAFLRLGLGLIFAAVLVYLLMVVNFQSWLDPFIIITALPGAFVGIVWSLFLWHTTFSVPALMGAIMSIGVATANSILLVTFANEQRLEGKSAFDSALEAGRTRMRPVLMTAAAMIIGMLPMSLGIGEGGEQNAPLGRAVIGGLFVATITTLLFVPVVYSVLRREKIVNRGLEHDSHQTV; this is encoded by the coding sequence ATGTGGATCGTACGCCTTGCATTGAAAAGCCCTTACACGTTTGTGGTGCTGGCGCTGCTGATCGTCGTCTTAGGTGTGACTTCGATCACGCAAATGCGCACCGATATTTTCCCCGAAATCGACATCCCCGTCGTGACCGTCATTTGGACCTATAAGGGGATGGAGACGAGCGAGGTCGAGCGGCGTATCACGACTTACAGCGAATACGCGATCACTTCCAACGTGACCGACATCAAACGCGTGGAATCGCAAACGCTCAACGGCGTGGCGGTGATCCGCATTCATTTTCATCCGGGCGTCGAGATCGGCACCGCCCTGTCTCAGGTCACTTCCACTGTGCAATCTATCCGGGCTTTGATGCCGCCGGGGATACAACCTCCCGTGGTGGTTCGCTTCAACGCGTCGAGCGTGCCGATTCTGCAAATCAGTTTGAGCAGCGAAAGCATGTCCGAAGAAGAGGTCTACGACTACGGTCTGTACGTGCTGCGAACCCAGCTTTCAACCGTGCAGGGACTCACGATGCCCACCCCCTACGGTGGACGCGAACGGCAAGTGATGGTGGACGTTGACCCGCAATTATTGCAAGCCAAGGGACTGTCGCCCAAGGAAGTCGCCGATGCGATCAATGCCTACAACCTGGCCTATCCGACGGGCGTGGCACGGATCGACACGCACGAATATCCAGTAACGTTGAACAACACGCCGCTCACGCCCGAGCGGTTCAACGACATTCCCATCAAGGTCATCGGCGGCGCTACGATTTACATGCGTGACGTCGCCCAGGTCCGTGACGGCAGCACGTCGCAATCCACGATCGTGCGGCGCAATGGCAGTCGCGGGGCATTGGTCACTTTGCTTAAGAACGGCAACGCCTCGACGCTGGATATCGTCAAGCAGGTCAAAGAAGCCATGCCCCAGATTCGGGCCGCGGCGCCTGCCGACCTGCGGATCGATCTGCTGTTCGATCAATCATTGTTCGTCACCGCGGCCATCGATGGCGTTGTGGCCGAAAGTATCATCGCCGGATTGCTTACAGCCACGATGATCCTGATATTTCTTGGCAGTTGGCGCAGCACGCTGATCGTGGCGGTTTCGATTCCGCTGGCAATTCTGTCTTCGATCGTGATGCTGTACTTGTTGGGCCACTCGCTGAACGTCATGACTCTGGGCGGACTGGCGCTGGCCGTGGGGATCCTCGTCGATGACGCCACTGTCGAGATCGAGAACATCCATCGCAACCTGGGCTTGGGCAAGCCACTGCGCGAGGCGATTCTCGACGGCGCCATGCAGATTGCCGGCCCGACCTTTGTCTCGACGCTCACAATCAGCATCGTGTTTGTTTCGGTACTATTCCTGGATGGTCCTCCCAAATATTTGTTCACACCGCTGGCGTTGGCCGTGGCCTTCGCCATGCTGGCGTCGTATTTGCTATCGCGTACGATCGTCCCCACCATGGTCGATTTCCTGCTGCCGGCCGAGTTGGCGCATGGTCATGGTCAGGGGGGTGGATGGTTCGCGCGCCTGCACGGCGCCTTCGAGCGGCGTTTTGAGCAAGGGCGCGATGCCTACGTGTCGCTGTTGAAATGGAACTTGCAGCATCGCACGGCAGTCTTCGCCACGTTTGCACTGATCGTCGCCAGCGGCCTCGCGGTATTACCCTTTGTGGGACGCGACTTTTTCCCGACCGTCGACACTGGGCAATTCCGCCTACACGTGCGGGCGCCCGCCGGCACGCGCGTCGAACAGACCGAGCGCTACTTCAGCCAGGTCGAAACCGCCATCCGCGGAATCATCCCACATGAAGAAATTGAGCTCGTGCTCGATAACATCGGCTTGCCGAATCGCACCTATGCGATGGCCTTTGGCGACAGCGCCACGACCGGCATGGCCGATGGCGAGATCCTCGTCGCGCTCGCTCATGCTCGCGCACACTCGACTCCGGAATACATCGCGATTTTGCGGCGCGAGCTGCCGAAGCGGTTTCCACAGCTCGTTTTCTTTTTTCAACCGGCCGACATCGTCAGCCAGATTCTCAACTTCGGCCTGCCCGCTCCTATCGATATTCAGCTCGCCGGATTGAATCGCGACGACAACCACCACATGGCGACCGAGATCGCAGCCCGGATACGTCACATTCGCGGTGTCGAGGACGTGCATTTGCACCAGGTGCTGAACGTGCCAAAGTTGCACGTCGAAGTCGATCAAACGCGCGCCCGTGAGTTGGGTCTGACGCAACAGGATGTCGCCAACAGCGTGCTCGTGTCTCTTTCTGGAAGCGGGCAGGTACAGCCCAACTACTGGGTCGACCCGGGCATGGGTATTTCGTATCTCGTCGAGACGCGCACGCCGACCTACAAACTGGACAGCGTTGACGCCATCAACGGCTTGCCGCTGACCTCACAAGGCGTGCCCGGCGTGCAATTGCTTTCGAACGTCGCCAAGGTCGAGCGCAGTATTACGCCCGAAGTCGCCAATCATACGAACGTCCAGCCCACCTTCGATGTCTACGCCAACGTGCAAGGGCGCGACTTGGGAAGCGTGGCCGGTGAGATTGACCGCGTGCTGGCCGAGTATCGTGCCAAGCTCTCGCCGGGCAACACGATCACCATGCGGGGCCAGGTCGAGAGCATGGAGTCGGCCTTCTTGCGACTGGGCCTGGGTTTGATTTTTGCCGCCGTGCTGGTGTACCTGCTGATGGTGGTGAACTTTCAAAGCTGGCTCGATCCGTTCATCATCATCACGGCATTGCCAGGAGCTTTCGTCGGTATTGTCTGGTCGTTATTCCTTTGGCACACGACCTTCAGCGTGCCGGCGCTGATGGGGGCGATCATGTCCATCGGCGTGGCCACGGCCAATAGCATTCTGTTGGTGACGTTCGCCAACGAGCAACGCCTGGAGGGGAAATCGGCGTTTGACTCGGCTCTCGAGGCAGGACGCACCCGCATGCGACCCGTGCTGATGACCGCCGCGGCCATGATCATTGGCATGTTGCCCATGTCGCTCGGCATTGGCGAAGGGGGAGAGCAGAACGCCCCATTGGGGCGGGCCGTGATTGGCGGACTTTTCGTGGCGACCATCACGACGTTGCTGTTTGTCCCTGTCGTGTACAGCGTTTTGCGTCGGGAAAAGATCGTGAATCGGGGCCTTGAACACGATTCCCACCAAACGGTGTAA